The following proteins come from a genomic window of Sesamum indicum cultivar Zhongzhi No. 13 linkage group LG10, S_indicum_v1.0, whole genome shotgun sequence:
- the LOC105172043 gene encoding uncharacterized protein LOC105172043 codes for MLFMESHESRGVDRSSKSRKQVESAAHHHAPLKSNLKKTASTKEINGKLSSGMRKVSWSDAHGKDIAHVQEFEPSEEGELGAVGNSCRCAIQ; via the exons ATGCTGTTCATGGAAAGTCATGAATCAAGAGGTGTTGATAGGAGTAGTAAGAGCAGAAAGCAGGTTGAATCCGCAGCTCATCATCATGCTCCTCTCAAGAGTAATCTCAAGAAAACTGCATCGACGAAAGAGATAAATGGTAAGTTGAGTTCAGGGATGAGGAAAGTTAGCTGGTCTGATGCACATGGGAAAGACATTGCTCATGTTCAAGAATTTGAaccaag TGAAGAAGGGGAGTTAGGAGCTGTAGGGAACTCTTGTAGATGTGCTATTCAATGA